From Salvia splendens isolate huo1 chromosome 16, SspV2, whole genome shotgun sequence, a single genomic window includes:
- the LOC121772526 gene encoding uncharacterized protein LOC121772526 isoform X1, with protein MGEHLVVNMEQLPKPEVVEHSQPVAQAVSCGSWGKKSELVGSSSSAPEDEKVVVVVVGNEDANEEAPLIGMGECRICQEEDSISNLESPCACSGSLKYAHRKCVQYWCNEKGDITCEICHQPYQSGYTAPARPPSDENSIDIGGVWQIGTTLDMHDPRLLAIAEAERQLFEADYDDYNGTSNSGTAFCRSAALILMALLLLRHALSITDDGDGEGDDDASTFFSLFLLRAVGFLLPCYIMIWAISILQRRRQRQEAAALAAARFAIVVQAAQSRGLLVASAAPAIASQATPHLEHV; from the exons ATGGGTGAGCATTtggtggtgaatatggagcagctGCCGAAGCCTGAGGTAGTTGAGCATAGCCAGCCGGTTGCTCAAGCTGTTTCATGTGGTTCCTGGGGGAAGAAGTCTGAGTTGGTGGGGTCGTCATCATCAGCGCCGGAGGATGAGAAAgtggttgtggtggtggtggggaatGAGGATGCAAACGAGGAGGCGCCCCTGATAGGAATGGGGGAGTGCCGGATTTGCCAGGAGGAGGATTCAATAAGTAATTTGGAGAGCCCTTGTGCTTGCAGTGGGAGCCTTAAG TATGCTCACCGCAAATGTGTTCAGTACTGGTGCAACGAGAAAGGAGACATTACTTGTGAGATCTGCCATCAG CCATATCAATCGGGCTACACTGCTCCCGCACGGCCTCCATCGGATGAAAATAGCATTGATATTGG GGGTGTCTGGCAAATCGGCACTACCCTTGATATGCACGACCCTCGACTACTGGCCATTGCTGAGGCTGAGCGCCAGTTGTTTGAAGCTGACTATGATGATTATAACGGTACAAGCAACAGTGGCACGGCATTTTGTCGTTCGGCTGCTTTAATT TTGATGGCTCTTCTGCTACTGAGGCATGCTCTGTCCATCACCGATGATGGAGATGGCGAGGGAGATGATGACGCTTCCACCTTCTTCTCT CTGTTCTTGCTCCGAGCCGTTGGTTTTCTCTTGCCTTGCTACATCATGATATGGGCCATCAGTATCCTGCAGCGACGCAGGCAAAGACAG GAGGCTGCGGCTCTGGCAGCAGCTCGGTTTGCTATTGTCGTGCAAGCGGCACAAAGCAGAGGTCTCCTTGTCGCCTCAGCTGCACCCGCAATCGCTTCACAAGCGACTCCTCACCTCGAACACGTTTGA
- the LOC121772526 gene encoding uncharacterized protein LOC121772526 isoform X2 — protein MGEHLVVNMEQLPKPEVVEHSQPVAQAVSCGSWGKKSELVGSSSSAPEDEKVVVVVVGNEDANEEAPLIGMGECRICQEEDSISNLESPCACSGSLKYAHRKCVQYWCNEKGDITCEICHQPYQSGYTAPARPPSDENSIDIGGVWQIGTTLDMHDPRLLAIAEAERQLFEADYDDYNGTSNSGTAFCRSAALILMALLLLRHALSITDDGDGEGDDDASTFFSLFLLRAVGFLLPCYIMIWAISILQRRRQRQAAALAAARFAIVVQAAQSRGLLVASAAPAIASQATPHLEHV, from the exons ATGGGTGAGCATTtggtggtgaatatggagcagctGCCGAAGCCTGAGGTAGTTGAGCATAGCCAGCCGGTTGCTCAAGCTGTTTCATGTGGTTCCTGGGGGAAGAAGTCTGAGTTGGTGGGGTCGTCATCATCAGCGCCGGAGGATGAGAAAgtggttgtggtggtggtggggaatGAGGATGCAAACGAGGAGGCGCCCCTGATAGGAATGGGGGAGTGCCGGATTTGCCAGGAGGAGGATTCAATAAGTAATTTGGAGAGCCCTTGTGCTTGCAGTGGGAGCCTTAAG TATGCTCACCGCAAATGTGTTCAGTACTGGTGCAACGAGAAAGGAGACATTACTTGTGAGATCTGCCATCAG CCATATCAATCGGGCTACACTGCTCCCGCACGGCCTCCATCGGATGAAAATAGCATTGATATTGG GGGTGTCTGGCAAATCGGCACTACCCTTGATATGCACGACCCTCGACTACTGGCCATTGCTGAGGCTGAGCGCCAGTTGTTTGAAGCTGACTATGATGATTATAACGGTACAAGCAACAGTGGCACGGCATTTTGTCGTTCGGCTGCTTTAATT TTGATGGCTCTTCTGCTACTGAGGCATGCTCTGTCCATCACCGATGATGGAGATGGCGAGGGAGATGATGACGCTTCCACCTTCTTCTCT CTGTTCTTGCTCCGAGCCGTTGGTTTTCTCTTGCCTTGCTACATCATGATATGGGCCATCAGTATCCTGCAGCGACGCAGGCAAAGACAG GCTGCGGCTCTGGCAGCAGCTCGGTTTGCTATTGTCGTGCAAGCGGCACAAAGCAGAGGTCTCCTTGTCGCCTCAGCTGCACCCGCAATCGCTTCACAAGCGACTCCTCACCTCGAACACGTTTGA
- the LOC121771022 gene encoding E3 ubiquitin-protein ligase MPSR1-like, translated as MSSEATSPRQSQAFPAEFSFNLSDGGLPLFLPFILGVAGLNPPPYAHDDDHRSDRLVLINPMTQTVVILEGAGDGSEASFDDLLPSKSGRPPASKASIDALPSVEVASGGEQCAICLEGWEEGEKAKEMPCKHRFHGGCIERWLNVSGSCPVCRYEMPVEDKKREEDWGLDDL; from the coding sequence ATGTCGTCCGAAGCTACTTCCCCCCGTCAATCTCAGGCATTTCCAGCCGAATTCTCATTCAATTTGAGCGACGGAGGCCTTCCGCTCTTCCTCCCCTTCATCCTAGGCGTTGCCGGCCTAAATCCGCCGCCCTACGCCCACGATGACGATCACCGCAGCGATCGGCTCGTCCTGATCAACCCGATGACTCAGACAGTGGTAATCTTGGAAGGCGCCGGCGATGGATCGGAGGCCTCATTCGATGATCTGTTACCCTCGAAATCGGGGCGGCCCCCGGCGTCGAAGGCGTCGATCGACGCGTTGCCGAGTGTGGAGGTGGCAAGCGGCGGTGAGCAATGTGCGATATGTTTGGAGGGATGGGAAGAAGGCGAGAAGGCGAAGGAGATGCCGTGCAAGCATAGGTTTCACGGTGGGTGTATAGAGAGATGGCTGAATGTAAGCGGCTCTTGCCCTGTGTGCAGGTATGAGATGCCGGTGGAGGACAAAAAGCGAGAGGAGGACTGGGGTTTGGATGACCTTTAG
- the LOC121771021 gene encoding myb family transcription factor PHL8-like: MSSHSKEMRLVLSGDAKPRLRWTWELHHQFLAAIEQLGGVEKATPKALMRVMGIDGLTLYHLKSHLQKYRMGRSHQNKQENKYGEKTSRHSTNKTTFDRAAKENLEMTRALQVQMEVQRKLHEQIEVQKHLQQRVEAQGKFLQRVLRKAQETISEYGSCSAEAENARAQLADLVSMVDSSENDARNQHDEAVDQSFLSLSLHPARESVDEDTIDLNS, translated from the exons ATGTCTTCTCACAGCAAGGAAATGAGGCTGGTTCTATCAGGTGATGCGAAACCGAGACTGAGATGGACTTGGGAGCTGCACCACCAGTTCTTAGCTGCTATCGAGCAGCTCGGTGGCGTTGAGA AAGCCACACCTAAAGCATTGATGAGGGTCATGGGCATCGATGGCCTTACTTTGTACCATCTCAAGAGCCATTTGCAG AAATATAGGATGGGAAGGAGCCACCAAAATAAGCAAGAAAATA AATATGGTGAAAAAACGAGTCGTCACTCCACCAACAAGACCACCTTCGACAGAGCTGCTAAAGA AAATTTGGAGATGACAAGGGCTCTGCAAGTGCAAATGGAGGTGCAGAGGAAACTGCATGAACAAATTGAG GTTCAGAAGCATCTGCAGCAAAGAGTGGAAGCTCAAGGCAAATTCTTGCAAAGAGTGTTGAGAAAAGCTCAAGAAACAATATCTGAATACGGTTCTTGCTCCGCTGAAGCAGAGAATGCCAGAGCTCAGCTTGCTGATCTGGTATCAATGGTGGACTCTTCCGAAAACGATGCAAGAAACCAACATGATGAAGCCGTGGATCAGAGCTTTCTCAGTCTGTCTCTGCATCCAGCAAGAGAGAGTGTGGATGAGGACACCATTGATTTGAACAGCTGA